The following are from one region of the Accipiter gentilis unplaced genomic scaffold, bAccGen1.1, whole genome shotgun sequence genome:
- the LOC126036776 gene encoding basic proline-rich protein-like isoform X31 translates to MPSTRDPGVPAPIHPLHRGRRSLSTHPSPAPGTQVSQHPSIPCSRYPGIRAPIHPLHQGLRHLSTHPSPAPGTQVSKNPSIPCTRVPGIQAPIHPLHQGPWCPSTHPSPPPGTLVSMHPSIPSTRDPGVQAPIHPLHQGPRDPGTHPSPPPGTLVSKHPSIPSTRDPGVHAPIHPLHQGPRHSGTHPSSAPGTRDSEHPSIPSTRDPGIQAPIHPLHQGPGTLSTHPSPPPGTQVSKHPSISCTRDPGVRAPTDPLDQRPRDPGTHPSSPPGTRDSEHPSIPSTRDSGIQAPIHPLHQGPGTLSTHPSPPPGTQVSMHPSIPCTRDPGVQAPIHPLHQGRRSLSTHPSPAPGTLVSKNPSIPSTRVPGIQAPIHPVHQGPRCPSTHPSPPPVTQVSMHPSIPSTRDPGVQAPIHPLHQGPWCPSTHPSRPPGTKVSKHPSIPSTSDSGVHAPIHPLHQGPWCPSTHPSPAPGTLVSKNPSIPSTRVPGIQAPIHPLHQGPWHLSTHPSPAPGSQGSRHPSISSTRDPGIQAPIHPLHQGPRCPSTHPSPPPGTQVSKHPSIPSTRDPGVHAPIHPLHQGPRDPGTHPSPPPETQVSKHPSIPSTRDAGV, encoded by the exons ATGCcctccaccagggacccaggcgtcccagcacccatccatcccctccaccggGGACGCAGGAGTCTGAGCACCCATCCATCTCCTGcaccagggacccaggtgtcccagcacccatccatcccctgctccagATATCCAGGCATTCGGGCACCCATCCATCCTCTCCACCAGGGACTCAGGCAtctgagcacccatccatcccctgcaccagggacccaggtgtccaagaacccatccatcccctgcaccagggtcccagggatccaggcacccatccatcccctccaccagggaccctggtgtccaagcacccatccatcccctccaccagggaccctggtgtccatgcacccatccatcccctccaccagggacccaggtgtccaagcacccatccatcccctgcaccagggtcccagggatccaggcacccatccatcccctccaccagggaccctggtgtccaagcacccatccatcccctccaccagggaccctggtgtccatgcacccatccatcccctccaccagggacccAGACATTCAGGCACCCATCCATCCTCTGCACCAGGGACCCGGGACtctgagcacccatccatcccctccaccagggacccag GGATCCAGGCACCCATCCATCCTCTCCACCAGGGACCCGGGACtctgagcacccatccatcccctccaccagggactcaggtgtccaagcacccatccatctcctgcaccagggacccaggtgtccgggcaCCCACCGATCCCCTCGACCAGAGACCCAG GGATCCAGGCACCCATCCATCCTCTCCACCAGGGACCCGGGACtctgagcacccatccatcccctccaccagggactcag GGATCCAGGCACCCATCCATCCTCTCCACCAGGGACCCGGGACtctgagcacccatccatcccctccaccagggactcag GTGTCcatgcacccatccatcccctgcaccagggaccctg gtgtccaagcacccatccatcccctccaccagggacgCAGGAGTCTGAGCACCCATCCATCTCCTGCACCAGGGACCCTg gtgtccaagaacccatccatcccctccaccagggtcCCAGGGAtccaagcacccatccatcccgTCCACCAGGGACCAAggtgtccaagcacccatccatcccctccaccagtgACTCAGGTGTCcatgcacccatccatcccctccaccagggaccctggtgtccaagcacccatccatcccctgcaccagggaccctggtgtccaagcacccatccatcccgTCCACCAGGGACCAAggtgtccaagcacccatccatcccctccaccagtgACTCAGGTGTCcatgcacccatccatcccctccaccagggaccctggtgtccaagcacccatccatcccctgcaccagGGACCCTG gtgtccaagaacccatccatcccctccaccagggtcccagggatccaggcacccatccatcccctccaccagggaccctg gcatctgagcacccatccatcccctgcaccagGGTCCCAGGGATCCAGGCACCCATCCATCTcctccaccagggacccag ggatccaggcacccatccatcccctccaccagggacccaggtgtccaagcacccatccatcccctccaccagggacccaggtgtccaagcacccatccatcccctccaccagggaccctggtgtccatgcacccatccatcccctccaccagggacccag GGATCcaggcacccatccatcccctccaccagagacccaggtgtccaagcacccatccatcccctccaccagggacgCAGGAGTCTGA
- the LOC126036776 gene encoding basic proline-rich protein-like isoform X23: MPSTRDPGVPAPIHPLHRGRRSLSTHPSPAPGTQVSQHPSIPCSRYPGIRAPIHPLHQGLRHLSTHPSPAPGTQVSKNPSIPCTRVPGIQAPIHPLHQGPWCPSTHPSPPPGTLVSMHPSIPSTRDPGVQAPIHPLHQGPRDPGTHPSPPPGTLVSKHPSIPSTRDPGVHAPIHPLHQGPRHSGTHPSSAPGTRDSEHPSIPSTRDPGIQAPIHPLHQGPGTLSTHPSPPPGTQVSKHPSISCTRDPGVRAPTDPLDQRPRDPGTHPSSPPGTRDSEHPSIPSTRDSGIQAPIHPLHQGPGTLSTHPSPPPGTQVSMHPSIPCTRDPGVQAPIHPLHQGRRSLSTHPSPAPGTLVSKNPSIPSTRVPGIQAPIHPVHQGPRCPSTHPSPPPVTQVSMHPSIPSTRDPGVQAPIHPLHQGPWCPSTHPSRPPGTKVSKHPSIPSTSDSGVHAPIHPLHQGPWCPSTHPSPAPGTLASEHPSIPCTRDPGVQEPIHPLHQGPRDPGTHPSPPPGTLASEHPSIPCTRVPGIQAPIHLLHQGPRDPGTHPSPPPGTQVSKHPSIPSTRDPGVQAPIHPLHQGPWCPCTHPSPPPGTQVSKHPSIPCTRVPGIQAPIHPLHQGPGTLSTHPSPPPGTQGSRHPSIHSTRDPGI, encoded by the exons ATGCcctccaccagggacccaggcgtcccagcacccatccatcccctccaccggGGACGCAGGAGTCTGAGCACCCATCCATCTCCTGcaccagggacccaggtgtcccagcacccatccatcccctgctccagATATCCAGGCATTCGGGCACCCATCCATCCTCTCCACCAGGGACTCAGGCAtctgagcacccatccatcccctgcaccagggacccaggtgtccaagaacccatccatcccctgcaccagggtcccagggatccaggcacccatccatcccctccaccagggaccctggtgtccaagcacccatccatcccctccaccagggaccctggtgtccatgcacccatccatcccctccaccagggacccaggtgtccaagcacccatccatcccctgcaccagggtcccagggatccaggcacccatccatcccctccaccagggaccctggtgtccaagcacccatccatcccctccaccagggaccctggtgtccatgcacccatccatcccctccaccagggacccAGACATTCAGGCACCCATCCATCCTCTGCACCAGGGACCCGGGACtctgagcacccatccatcccctccaccagggacccag GGATCCAGGCACCCATCCATCCTCTCCACCAGGGACCCGGGACtctgagcacccatccatcccctccaccagggactcaggtgtccaagcacccatccatctcctgcaccagggacccaggtgtccgggcaCCCACCGATCCCCTCGACCAGAGACCCAG GGATCCAGGCACCCATCCATCCTCTCCACCAGGGACCCGGGACtctgagcacccatccatcccctccaccagggactcag GGATCCAGGCACCCATCCATCCTCTCCACCAGGGACCCGGGACtctgagcacccatccatcccctccaccagggactcag GTGTCcatgcacccatccatcccctgcaccagggaccctg gtgtccaagcacccatccatcccctccaccagggacgCAGGAGTCTGAGCACCCATCCATCTCCTGCACCAGGGACCCTg gtgtccaagaacccatccatcccctccaccagggtcCCAGGGAtccaagcacccatccatcccgTCCACCAGGGACCAAggtgtccaagcacccatccatcccctccaccagtgACTCAGGTGTCcatgcacccatccatcccctccaccagggaccctggtgtccaagcacccatccatcccctgcaccagggaccctggtgtccaagcacccatccatcccgTCCACCAGGGACCAAggtgtccaagcacccatccatcccctccaccagtgACTCAGGTGTCcatgcacccatccatcccctccaccagggaccctggtgtccaagcacccatccatcccctgcaccagGGACCCTG GCAtctgagcacccatccatcccctgcaccagggacccaggtgtccaagaacccatccatcccctccaccagggtcccagggatccaggcacccatccatcccctccaccagggaccctg gcatctgagcacccatccatcccctgcaccagGGTCCCAGGGATCCAGGCACCCATCCATCTcctccaccagggacccag ggatccaggcacccatccatcccctccaccagggacccaggtgtccaagcacccatccatcccctccaccagggacccaggtgtccaagcacccatccatcccctccaccagggaccctggtgtccatgcacccatccatcccctccaccagggacccaggtgtccaagcacccatccatcccctgcaccagGGTCCCAGGGATCCAGGCACCCATCCATCCTCTCCACCAGGGACCCGGGACtctgagcacccatccatcccctccaccagggacccag GGATCCAGGCACCCATCTATCCACTCCAccagggacccaggcatctga
- the LOC126036776 gene encoding basic proline-rich protein-like isoform X33 has product MPSTRDPGVPAPIHPLHRGRRSLSTHPSPAPGTQVSQHPSIPCSRYPGIRAPIHPLHQGLRHLSTHPSPAPGTQVSKNPSIPCTRVPGIQAPIHPLHQGPWCPSTHPSPPPGTLVSMHPSIPSTRDPGVQAPIHPLHQGPRDPGTHPSPPPGTLVSKHPSIPSTRDPGVHAPIHPLHQGPRHSGTHPSSAPGTRDSEHPSIPSTRDPGIQAPIHPLHQGPGTLSTHPSPPPGTQVSKHPSISCTRDPGVRAPTDPLDQRPRDPGTHPSSPPGTRDSEHPSIPSTRDSGIQAPIHPLHQGPGTLSTHPSPPPGTQVSMHPSIPCTRDPGVQAPIHPLHQGRRSLSTHPSPAPGTLVSKNPSIPSTRVPGIQAPIHPVHQGPRCPSTHPSPPPVTQVSMHPSIPSTRDPGVQAPIHPLHQGPWCPSTHPSRPPGTKVSKHPSIPSTSDSGVHAPIHPLHQGPWCPSTHPSPAPGTLASEHPSIPCTRDPGVQEPIHPLHQGPRDPGTHPSPPPGTLASEHPSIPCTRVPGIQAPIHLLHQGPRDPGTHPSPPPGTQVSKHPSIPSTRDPGV; this is encoded by the exons ATGCcctccaccagggacccaggcgtcccagcacccatccatcccctccaccggGGACGCAGGAGTCTGAGCACCCATCCATCTCCTGcaccagggacccaggtgtcccagcacccatccatcccctgctccagATATCCAGGCATTCGGGCACCCATCCATCCTCTCCACCAGGGACTCAGGCAtctgagcacccatccatcccctgcaccagggacccaggtgtccaagaacccatccatcccctgcaccagggtcccagggatccaggcacccatccatcccctccaccagggaccctggtgtccaagcacccatccatcccctccaccagggaccctggtgtccatgcacccatccatcccctccaccagggacccaggtgtccaagcacccatccatcccctgcaccagggtcccagggatccaggcacccatccatcccctccaccagggaccctggtgtccaagcacccatccatcccctccaccagggaccctggtgtccatgcacccatccatcccctccaccagggacccAGACATTCAGGCACCCATCCATCCTCTGCACCAGGGACCCGGGACtctgagcacccatccatcccctccaccagggacccag GGATCCAGGCACCCATCCATCCTCTCCACCAGGGACCCGGGACtctgagcacccatccatcccctccaccagggactcaggtgtccaagcacccatccatctcctgcaccagggacccaggtgtccgggcaCCCACCGATCCCCTCGACCAGAGACCCAG GGATCCAGGCACCCATCCATCCTCTCCACCAGGGACCCGGGACtctgagcacccatccatcccctccaccagggactcag GGATCCAGGCACCCATCCATCCTCTCCACCAGGGACCCGGGACtctgagcacccatccatcccctccaccagggactcag GTGTCcatgcacccatccatcccctgcaccagggaccctg gtgtccaagcacccatccatcccctccaccagggacgCAGGAGTCTGAGCACCCATCCATCTCCTGCACCAGGGACCCTg gtgtccaagaacccatccatcccctccaccagggtcCCAGGGAtccaagcacccatccatcccgTCCACCAGGGACCAAggtgtccaagcacccatccatcccctccaccagtgACTCAGGTGTCcatgcacccatccatcccctccaccagggaccctggtgtccaagcacccatccatcccctgcaccagggaccctggtgtccaagcacccatccatcccgTCCACCAGGGACCAAggtgtccaagcacccatccatcccctccaccagtgACTCAGGTGTCcatgcacccatccatcccctccaccagggaccctggtgtccaagcacccatccatcccctgcaccagGGACCCTG GCAtctgagcacccatccatcccctgcaccagggacccaggtgtccaagaacccatccatcccctccaccagggtcccagggatccaggcacccatccatcccctccaccagggaccctg gcatctgagcacccatccatcccctgcaccagGGTCCCAGGGATCCAGGCACCCATCCATCTcctccaccagggacccag ggatccaggcacccatccatcccctccaccagggacccaggtgtccaagcacccatccatcccctccaccagggacccag GAGTCTGA
- the LOC126036776 gene encoding basic proline-rich protein-like isoform X20, with amino-acid sequence MPSTRDPGVPAPIHPLHRGRRSLSTHPSPAPGTQVSQHPSIPCSRYPGIRAPIHPLHQGLRHLSTHPSPAPGTQVSKNPSIPCTRVPGIQAPIHPLHQGPWCPSTHPSPPPGTLVSMHPSIPSTRDPGVQAPIHPLHQGPRDPGTHPSPPPGTLVSKHPSIPSTRDPGVHAPIHPLHQGPRHSGTHPSSAPGTRDSEHPSIPSTRDPGIQAPIHPLHQGPGTLSTHPSPPPGTQVSKHPSISCTRDPGVRAPTDPLDQRPRDPGTHPSSPPGTRDSEHPSIPSTRDSGIQAPIHPLHQGPGTLSTHPSPPPGTQVSMHPSIPCTRDPGVQAPIHPLHQGRRSLSTHPSPAPGTLVSKNPSIPSTRVPGIQAPIHPVHQGPRCPSTHPSPPPVTQVSMHPSIPSTRDPGVQAPIHPLHQGPWCPSTHPSRPPGTKVSKHPSIPSTSDSGVHAPIHPLHQGPWCPSTHPSPAPGTLVSKHPSIPCSRYPGIRAPIHPLHQGLRHLSTHPSPAPGTQGSRHPSIPSTRDPGVQAPIHPLHQGPWCPRTHPSPAPGSQGSRHPSIPSTRDPGVQAPIHPLHQGPRCPSTHPSPPPGTLVSMHPSIPSTRDPGVQAPIHPLHQGPRDPGTHPSSPPGTRDSEHPSIPSTRDPGVQAPIHLLHQGPRCPGTHRSPRPETQVSKHPSIPSTRDAGV; translated from the exons ATGCcctccaccagggacccaggcgtcccagcacccatccatcccctccaccggGGACGCAGGAGTCTGAGCACCCATCCATCTCCTGcaccagggacccaggtgtcccagcacccatccatcccctgctccagATATCCAGGCATTCGGGCACCCATCCATCCTCTCCACCAGGGACTCAGGCAtctgagcacccatccatcccctgcaccagggacccaggtgtccaagaacccatccatcccctgcaccagggtcccagggatccaggcacccatccatcccctccaccagggaccctggtgtccaagcacccatccatcccctccaccagggaccctggtgtccatgcacccatccatcccctccaccagggacccaggtgtccaagcacccatccatcccctgcaccagggtcccagggatccaggcacccatccatcccctccaccagggaccctggtgtccaagcacccatccatcccctccaccagggaccctggtgtccatgcacccatccatcccctccaccagggacccAGACATTCAGGCACCCATCCATCCTCTGCACCAGGGACCCGGGACtctgagcacccatccatcccctccaccagggacccag GGATCCAGGCACCCATCCATCCTCTCCACCAGGGACCCGGGACtctgagcacccatccatcccctccaccagggactcaggtgtccaagcacccatccatctcctgcaccagggacccaggtgtccgggcaCCCACCGATCCCCTCGACCAGAGACCCAG GGATCCAGGCACCCATCCATCCTCTCCACCAGGGACCCGGGACtctgagcacccatccatcccctccaccagggactcag GGATCCAGGCACCCATCCATCCTCTCCACCAGGGACCCGGGACtctgagcacccatccatcccctccaccagggactcag GTGTCcatgcacccatccatcccctgcaccagggaccctg gtgtccaagcacccatccatcccctccaccagggacgCAGGAGTCTGAGCACCCATCCATCTCCTGCACCAGGGACCCTg gtgtccaagaacccatccatcccctccaccagggtcCCAGGGAtccaagcacccatccatcccgTCCACCAGGGACCAAggtgtccaagcacccatccatcccctccaccagtgACTCAGGTGTCcatgcacccatccatcccctccaccagggaccctggtgtccaagcacccatccatcccctgcaccagggaccctggtgtccaagcacccatccatcccgTCCACCAGGGACCAAggtgtccaagcacccatccatcccctccaccagtgACTCAGGTGTCcatgcacccatccatcccctccaccagggaccctggtgtccaagcacccatccatcccctgcaccagGGACCCTG gtgtccaagcacccatccatcccctgctccagATATCCAGGCATTCGGGCACCCATCCATCCTCTCCACCAGGGACTCAGGCAtctgagcacccatccatcccctgcaccagggacccag ggatccaggcacccatccatcccctccaccagggaccctggtgtccaagcacccatccatcccctccaccagggaccctg gtgtccaagaacccatccatcccctgcaccagggtcccagggatccaggcacccatccatcccctccaccagggacccaggtgtccaagcacccatccatcccctccaccagggacccaggtgtccaagcacccatccatcccctccaccagggaccctggtgtccatgcacccatccatcccctccaccagggacccaggtgtccaagcacccatccatcccctgcaccagGGTCCCAGGGATCCAGGCACCCATCCATCCTCTCCACCAGGGACCCGGGACtctgagcacccatccatcccctccaccagggacccaggtgtccaagcacccatccatctcctgcaccagggacccaggtgtccgggcaCCCACCGATCCCCTCGACCAGAGACCCAG gtgtccaagcacccatccatcccctccaccagggacgCAGGAGTCTGA
- the LOC126036776 gene encoding basic proline-rich protein-like isoform X32 — MPSTRDPGVPAPIHPLHRGRRSLSTHPSPAPGTQVSQHPSIPCSRYPGIRAPIHPLHQGLRHLSTHPSPAPGTQVSKNPSIPCTRVPGIQAPIHPLHQGPWCPSTHPSPPPGTLVSMHPSIPSTRDPGVQAPIHPLHQGPRDPGTHPSPPPGTLVSKHPSIPSTRDPGVHAPIHPLHQGPRHSGTHPSSAPGTRDSEHPSIPSTRDPGIQAPIHPLHQGPGTLSTHPSPPPGTQVSKHPSISCTRDPGVRAPTDPLDQRPRDPGTHPSSPPGTRDSEHPSIPSTRDSGIQAPIHPLHQGPGTLSTHPSPPPGTQVSMHPSIPCTRDPGVQAPIHPLHQGRRSLSTHPSPAPGTLVSKNPSIPSTRVPGIQAPIHPVHQGPRCPSTHPSPPPVTQVSMHPSIPSTRDPGVQAPIHPLHQGPWCPSTHPSRPPGTKVSKHPSIPSTSDSGVHAPIHPLHQGPWCPSTHPSPAPGTLASEHPSIPCTRDPGVQEPIHPLHQGPRDPGTHPSPPPGTLASEHPSIPCTRVPGIQAPIHLLHQGPRDPGTHPSPPPGTQVSKHPSIPSTRDPGVQAPIHLLHQGPRCPGTHRSPRPETQVSKHPSIPSTRDAGV, encoded by the exons ATGCcctccaccagggacccaggcgtcccagcacccatccatcccctccaccggGGACGCAGGAGTCTGAGCACCCATCCATCTCCTGcaccagggacccaggtgtcccagcacccatccatcccctgctccagATATCCAGGCATTCGGGCACCCATCCATCCTCTCCACCAGGGACTCAGGCAtctgagcacccatccatcccctgcaccagggacccaggtgtccaagaacccatccatcccctgcaccagggtcccagggatccaggcacccatccatcccctccaccagggaccctggtgtccaagcacccatccatcccctccaccagggaccctggtgtccatgcacccatccatcccctccaccagggacccaggtgtccaagcacccatccatcccctgcaccagggtcccagggatccaggcacccatccatcccctccaccagggaccctggtgtccaagcacccatccatcccctccaccagggaccctggtgtccatgcacccatccatcccctccaccagggacccAGACATTCAGGCACCCATCCATCCTCTGCACCAGGGACCCGGGACtctgagcacccatccatcccctccaccagggacccag GGATCCAGGCACCCATCCATCCTCTCCACCAGGGACCCGGGACtctgagcacccatccatcccctccaccagggactcaggtgtccaagcacccatccatctcctgcaccagggacccaggtgtccgggcaCCCACCGATCCCCTCGACCAGAGACCCAG GGATCCAGGCACCCATCCATCCTCTCCACCAGGGACCCGGGACtctgagcacccatccatcccctccaccagggactcag GGATCCAGGCACCCATCCATCCTCTCCACCAGGGACCCGGGACtctgagcacccatccatcccctccaccagggactcag GTGTCcatgcacccatccatcccctgcaccagggaccctg gtgtccaagcacccatccatcccctccaccagggacgCAGGAGTCTGAGCACCCATCCATCTCCTGCACCAGGGACCCTg gtgtccaagaacccatccatcccctccaccagggtcCCAGGGAtccaagcacccatccatcccgTCCACCAGGGACCAAggtgtccaagcacccatccatcccctccaccagtgACTCAGGTGTCcatgcacccatccatcccctccaccagggaccctggtgtccaagcacccatccatcccctgcaccagggaccctggtgtccaagcacccatccatcccgTCCACCAGGGACCAAggtgtccaagcacccatccatcccctccaccagtgACTCAGGTGTCcatgcacccatccatcccctccaccagggaccctggtgtccaagcacccatccatcccctgcaccagGGACCCTG GCAtctgagcacccatccatcccctgcaccagggacccaggtgtccaagaacccatccatcccctccaccagggtcccagggatccaggcacccatccatcccctccaccagggaccctg gcatctgagcacccatccatcccctgcaccagGGTCCCAGGGATCCAGGCACCCATCCATCTcctccaccagggacccag ggatccaggcacccatccatcccctccaccagggacccaggtgtccaagcacccatccatcccctccaccagggacccag gtgtccaagcacccatccatctcctgcaccagggacccaggtgtccgggcaCCCACCGATCCCCTCGACCAGAGACCCAG gtgtccaagcacccatccatcccctccaccagggacgCAGGAGTCTGA